In one window of Silvanigrella paludirubra DNA:
- the ftsA gene encoding cell division protein FtsA: MKTSLNKNICISLSLGSTHTSLIAASYENKPPLAQQDDHFQNDKDSSRIQILGAARINNNGSIKKGVVSSIDAVTASILETIDEVERQSGVEIDSIRACIAGTAAQFDNHVETCSIKGEEIRASDLERVSTAVRNQKPPMGYDFIHMIPSSYSVDGKHGIQNPIGMQGTSLSIMHHRVFYPQADLHNIVRACNNAGIRVQSFAFEPLAAAEGVLTKDEKEFGCISLSIGAHLTHAAVYLGNIPVYSKEYPIGSHHITKDLSIGLRTTQAEAERVKKELGKAIEFSTKDANEKIEICSIDGNTSRYVTRKEINQIIEPRVREILNTIYTDLRRSKLITKTSKGIVLSGGGALLSGMALATEEIFSLHARVGMPINITGATEGLKSPIWASSVGTLSTLFATIHGENSAFQTEESKRIGSFATKIWHKLKEPFASR, encoded by the coding sequence ATGAAAACATCTCTAAATAAAAATATTTGTATTTCCCTTTCGCTAGGCTCAACTCATACAAGCCTAATTGCGGCAAGCTATGAAAATAAACCTCCATTAGCTCAGCAAGATGATCATTTTCAAAATGACAAAGATTCATCCCGAATTCAAATTTTAGGGGCTGCAAGAATAAATAATAATGGCTCTATTAAAAAAGGAGTTGTTTCAAGTATTGACGCTGTAACCGCTTCCATTCTTGAAACAATTGATGAAGTTGAACGCCAATCTGGTGTTGAAATTGATTCCATACGCGCATGTATTGCAGGAACGGCAGCTCAATTCGATAATCACGTTGAAACCTGCTCAATCAAAGGTGAAGAAATTAGAGCATCAGATCTCGAACGAGTTTCAACCGCGGTTCGAAATCAAAAACCTCCAATGGGTTATGATTTTATTCATATGATACCTAGTTCTTATTCCGTAGATGGAAAACACGGTATTCAAAACCCAATTGGTATGCAAGGAACGTCTTTATCAATAATGCACCACCGCGTTTTTTATCCTCAAGCTGACCTTCATAATATTGTAAGAGCATGCAACAATGCAGGCATAAGAGTTCAAAGTTTTGCATTTGAACCATTGGCTGCCGCAGAGGGTGTTTTAACAAAAGATGAAAAAGAATTTGGGTGTATTTCATTATCAATTGGTGCTCATTTAACACATGCTGCAGTGTATTTAGGAAATATTCCAGTATATTCTAAAGAATATCCAATTGGATCACACCACATTACAAAAGATCTTTCTATTGGTTTAAGAACAACACAAGCCGAAGCGGAAAGAGTTAAAAAAGAATTAGGAAAAGCAATTGAATTTTCTACAAAAGATGCAAATGAAAAAATTGAAATTTGTAGTATTGATGGAAATACTTCTCGCTACGTAACTAGAAAAGAAATTAATCAAATAATTGAACCACGAGTAAGAGAAATTTTAAACACAATTTATACTGATTTAAGAAGATCAAAACTAATTACCAAAACTTCAAAAGGAATTGTTTTATCCGGAGGCGGTGCACTTCTAAGTGGTATGGCTTTAGCTACTGAAGAAATTTTTTCTTTGCATGCGCGTGTTGGAATGCCAATAAATATTACTGGTGCAACTGAAGGACTTAAATCACCAATTTGGGCTTCTAGTGTTGGTACATTATCAACTCTTTTTGCAACAATTCATGGTGAAAACTCAGCATTCCAAACAGAAGAATCTAAAAGAATTGGATCTTTCGCAACAAAAATATGGCATAAACTGAAAGAACCATTTGCTTCTAGATAA
- the ftsW gene encoding putative lipid II flippase FtsW: MKLSEKEIIDKNKLNDENLETILDTPKPSTWITYGGNVLWVPVIALTGFGILFVYSSSSVYSSQHFGTEFYYAKRQTIYLIPAIIAAIIGAKISFDNFYKYIKYLFFAFVILTFATHVPHIGKTVSGASRWISIGPLPAIQPSEFLKIFTIMFMTWILTSKSGEIIKNEPKRLSNIIEFLTLFLAPIAIISQKDFGSTVVVISGAVAILFMNGLPKRYFAGIFGVIISGLTTAILIEPYRISRIMTFLDPFKDPLGSGFQVIQSFVAVANGGLFGRGIGESQQKLFFLPEAHTDFILAVITEEMGFIGILVLTILYSVLYYAILRLVIYGSSHRDRLLATGAFAMLVTTTIINMGVVAGALPNKGLPLPFISNGGTALVANFFIIGLLSQISRRIYTQNNN; the protein is encoded by the coding sequence GTGAAATTATCAGAAAAAGAAATAATTGATAAAAACAAATTAAATGATGAAAATCTAGAAACTATTCTTGATACTCCTAAGCCAAGTACTTGGATTACATATGGCGGGAATGTTTTATGGGTTCCCGTAATTGCTTTAACAGGTTTTGGAATTTTATTTGTTTATAGTTCTTCTTCTGTATATTCTTCACAGCACTTTGGCACAGAATTTTATTATGCAAAAAGACAGACAATATACTTAATTCCGGCTATTATTGCTGCAATAATTGGAGCAAAAATCTCTTTTGATAATTTTTATAAATATATTAAATATTTATTTTTTGCTTTTGTTATTTTAACTTTTGCAACACATGTTCCTCATATTGGTAAGACGGTTTCAGGCGCTTCAAGGTGGATATCAATTGGCCCGCTTCCTGCAATTCAGCCATCTGAATTTCTTAAAATCTTTACTATTATGTTTATGACTTGGATTTTAACTTCAAAGTCAGGTGAAATTATAAAAAATGAACCCAAAAGATTATCAAATATTATAGAATTTTTAACTTTATTTTTAGCCCCTATTGCTATCATTTCACAAAAAGATTTTGGATCTACTGTTGTTGTTATTTCAGGAGCTGTCGCAATTTTATTTATGAACGGTTTACCTAAAAGATATTTTGCAGGTATTTTTGGAGTTATTATATCAGGATTAACAACAGCAATTTTAATTGAACCTTACCGAATATCACGAATTATGACTTTTTTAGACCCTTTTAAAGACCCGCTTGGTTCTGGCTTCCAAGTAATTCAAAGCTTTGTTGCTGTTGCTAATGGTGGTTTGTTTGGGAGAGGAATAGGTGAAAGTCAACAAAAATTATTTTTCTTACCCGAAGCTCACACCGATTTTATTTTAGCAGTGATTACTGAAGAAATGGGTTTTATAGGAATACTTGTCTTAACTATATTATACTCAGTTTTATATTATGCTATTCTTCGTTTAGTTATTTATGGAAGTTCGCATAGAGATAGACTCTTAGCTACTGGCGCATTTGCCATGTTGGTAACAACTACAATAATTAACATGGGCGTTGTTGCTGGTGCTCTTCCAAATAAAGGTTTACCACTTCCATTTATTTCCAATGGAGGAACTGCTTTAGTTGCTAACTTTTTTATTATTGGCCTTTTATCTCAGATTTCTAGAAGAATATACACTCAAAATAATAATTAA
- the mraY gene encoding phospho-N-acetylmuramoyl-pentapeptide-transferase, whose amino-acid sequence MLYLLIMKLIMINPKLSGLKAFSYLSSRAILALITSIIVSMILYPKAIRLLRSLKAGQPIRELGLEEQMLKKGTPTMGGVVIIFATLFSVILWMDVTNRHFFTLLIITVGYGFIGFLDDYLKISKKNTDGLSSKKKMLGLLFFGTLAVIWHLWSSFHVLNPNAYTLNPTSVNIPFFKNLIINLGIFYAPFAILVIVGSSNAVNLTDGLDGLAIGPVITCALTLTILSYVTGNVIVSKYLLYHSIPGSGEISVFLSALIGASIGFLWYNTFPAQIFMGDSGALALGGILGTVAIITGHEILLVLMGGIFVAEALSVIIQVASFKTRGKRVFRMAPVHHHYQKKGWPEQKITVRIWIISFILALLSILTLKLR is encoded by the coding sequence ATGCTTTATTTACTTATCATGAAACTCATAATGATCAACCCTAAGCTTTCTGGTTTAAAAGCATTCTCTTACTTATCTAGCCGCGCAATATTAGCTTTAATAACTAGTATCATTGTTTCAATGATATTATATCCTAAAGCAATTCGATTATTAAGATCTTTAAAAGCAGGACAACCCATACGAGAACTTGGATTAGAAGAACAAATGCTAAAAAAAGGGACTCCAACAATGGGTGGAGTTGTAATAATATTTGCAACTTTATTCAGTGTCATTTTATGGATGGATGTTACAAATAGACATTTTTTTACCTTATTAATTATAACTGTTGGCTATGGATTTATTGGATTTTTGGATGATTATTTAAAAATATCTAAAAAAAATACAGATGGTTTATCAAGCAAAAAGAAAATGTTAGGTCTTTTATTTTTTGGAACTTTAGCTGTTATTTGGCATTTGTGGTCATCATTTCATGTTCTAAATCCAAATGCATATACATTAAATCCTACTTCGGTAAATATTCCTTTCTTTAAAAATCTTATTATAAATTTGGGTATTTTTTACGCCCCTTTTGCAATATTAGTAATAGTAGGTTCAAGTAATGCTGTTAACTTAACAGATGGATTAGACGGCCTAGCGATTGGTCCGGTAATTACATGTGCATTAACTCTAACAATTTTAAGTTATGTAACTGGAAACGTAATTGTATCCAAATATCTTTTATATCATTCCATCCCAGGATCTGGAGAAATAAGTGTATTTCTTTCCGCACTCATTGGAGCATCAATAGGATTCCTTTGGTACAATACATTTCCAGCACAAATTTTTATGGGTGATTCTGGTGCTCTTGCTTTAGGTGGAATTCTTGGAACAGTTGCTATTATTACTGGTCATGAAATTTTACTTGTTTTAATGGGTGGTATTTTTGTTGCTGAAGCATTAAGTGTGATTATTCAAGTTGCTTCATTTAAAACAAGAGGCAAAAGAGTTTTTAGAATGGCGCCTGTTCATCACCATTATCAAAAAAAAGGATGGCCAGAACAAAAGATAACAGTAAGAATTTGGATTATAAGTTTTATACTTGCTCTTTTAAGTATATTAACTCTTAAATTAAGATAA
- the murC gene encoding UDP-N-acetylmuramate--L-alanine ligase has translation MFNAIKRIHFVGIGGSGMSGIAEVLLNSGYHISGSDIKKSQITDKLEKLGAKIFIGHNSENIKNTQVLVVSSAINKHNPEIIEAQNSRIPIIHRSEMLSELMRMKYGVIVAGTHGKTTTTSILASALNDVGLDPTVVIGGKINSFESNAKLGKGDLFVAEADESDGSFVRLTPTIAIITNIDRDHLDHYDNLEDIVKAFETFLDKVPFYGAVCACIDDPIVQLILPKIRRKLVTYGLRQDADITISDKVTDGMTTTYTPRIYGKTYSKVKLKMPGSYNLSNSLATFAVASLLELDIEKICASISKFEGVQHRYTILGEVNKILIVDDYAHNPKKIETVLKGTKESFPEREIIAIFQPHRYSRMKHQMDEFAKCFQDADNVVITPIYSAGEQEISGINTSTIAHQIKLNSFNNASNSTHISENLNDAVIKAHNIIKSIDLNKGAVVLTLGAGDVRQAGNMLLEKLKLECK, from the coding sequence ATGTTTAATGCAATTAAAAGAATTCATTTTGTAGGAATTGGTGGAAGCGGAATGTCAGGCATAGCTGAAGTCCTACTAAATTCAGGTTATCATATTTCAGGAAGTGATATAAAAAAATCTCAAATTACAGATAAACTAGAAAAACTAGGTGCAAAAATATTTATTGGACACAATTCTGAAAATATAAAAAACACCCAAGTTCTCGTTGTTAGTAGTGCAATAAATAAACATAATCCAGAAATAATTGAAGCTCAAAACAGTAGAATTCCAATCATTCATAGAAGCGAAATGCTAAGTGAATTGATGCGAATGAAATATGGAGTCATTGTTGCTGGTACTCATGGAAAAACAACAACAACAAGTATCTTAGCTTCTGCATTAAATGATGTAGGACTTGATCCTACGGTCGTTATAGGTGGAAAAATAAATTCATTTGAAAGTAATGCAAAACTTGGAAAGGGCGATCTTTTTGTAGCTGAAGCTGATGAAAGTGATGGTAGTTTTGTAAGGTTAACACCAACAATTGCAATTATAACAAACATAGATAGAGATCATCTTGATCACTATGATAACCTCGAAGATATTGTTAAAGCTTTCGAGACTTTTTTAGATAAAGTTCCTTTTTATGGTGCTGTTTGTGCTTGCATTGACGATCCTATTGTACAACTTATTTTGCCAAAAATAAGAAGAAAACTTGTTACATATGGATTAAGACAAGATGCTGATATCACTATTTCAGATAAAGTAACAGATGGAATGACAACCACCTATACTCCACGAATTTATGGAAAAACATATTCAAAAGTTAAATTAAAAATGCCTGGTTCTTACAATCTTTCAAATTCTCTTGCTACATTTGCTGTTGCTTCACTTCTTGAACTTGATATTGAAAAAATATGTGCATCTATCTCAAAATTTGAGGGTGTTCAACATCGTTATACCATTTTAGGTGAAGTAAATAAAATATTAATTGTTGATGACTACGCACATAACCCGAAAAAAATTGAAACTGTATTAAAAGGAACAAAAGAAAGTTTCCCCGAAAGAGAAATCATTGCTATTTTTCAGCCTCATCGTTATTCTAGAATGAAACACCAAATGGATGAGTTTGCAAAATGTTTTCAAGACGCCGATAATGTTGTTATTACGCCAATTTATTCTGCTGGTGAACAAGAGATTTCGGGAATAAATACTTCAACTATTGCTCATCAAATAAAATTAAATAGCTTCAATAATGCATCTAATTCTACTCATATATCAGAAAATCTAAATGATGCTGTTATTAAGGCCCATAATATAATAAAATCAATAGATCTAAATAAAGGCGCAGTTGTTTTAACCTTAGGCGCCGGGGACGTAAGACAAGCAGGAAATATGCTATTGGAGAAATTAAAACTTGAATGTAAGTAA
- a CDS encoding UDP-N-acetylmuramoyl-L-alanyl-D-glutamate--2,6-diaminopimelate ligase, whose translation MSFNYKIEIPRCTLENAIYVLKNEDLLVNDIAINNKLESPLDIIINSNELKKFKVNEDLLKEESFIYIARVGKKFDGHSLIEKILSSKNYFIGNEENVLDLAKKNNYSEDLLLKIINNPYFIKVKNTEKSINLLFEKCYQINNEHFNTIAVTGTNGKTSVVQLCSQIFELLTAKSCLRIGTLGLQIGEYSMESSHVTTPDYPALLSIINLCKKNNIDKIVMEATSHGLLEKRLGNWKVNTAIFTNLTQDHLDYHGTMENYRNAKLKLFDEYLNESGCAIICTNNFDWEFFAKHAARNKRTLIGVGNENISKSFFSTFKNLYKSLLYLSITDQKSSLKGISGTLILKDCHKIIESEYFSAPIIGNFQFDNIMCSIAAMINDGFKISEISKKLANIKNIPGRLEIIKHKTEIDNKFPTVLVDYAHSPDALEKAILVCKNILSLEGRGKLITVFGCGGDRDKTKRPIMGKIASTLSDKVIVTSDNPRKEDPGKIIDDIFTGINSNYNCFRESDRKKAIEFAIQSAEQFDLILVAGKGHEDYQIIGETKYPFSDSQIALSILSKEN comes from the coding sequence ATGTCTTTTAATTATAAAATAGAAATACCTAGATGTACTTTAGAAAATGCAATTTATGTTTTAAAAAATGAGGATTTATTAGTAAATGATATTGCCATTAATAATAAGTTAGAATCACCTCTAGATATAATTATAAACTCTAATGAACTTAAAAAATTTAAAGTTAATGAAGATTTATTAAAAGAAGAATCATTTATATATATAGCTAGAGTTGGAAAAAAATTTGATGGCCATAGCTTAATAGAAAAAATATTGAGTTCTAAGAACTATTTTATTGGAAATGAAGAAAATGTATTAGATTTAGCAAAAAAAAACAATTATTCTGAAGATTTGTTGTTAAAAATCATAAATAATCCTTATTTTATTAAAGTAAAAAATACAGAAAAATCAATTAATTTATTATTTGAAAAATGTTATCAAATAAATAATGAACATTTTAATACAATAGCTGTAACAGGAACAAACGGAAAAACTTCTGTGGTTCAATTATGTTCTCAAATTTTTGAACTTTTAACAGCAAAAAGTTGCTTACGCATAGGCACATTAGGATTACAAATTGGCGAGTATAGCATGGAATCTTCACATGTTACAACTCCTGACTATCCAGCTTTATTGAGTATAATAAATTTATGCAAAAAAAATAATATTGATAAAATAGTTATGGAAGCAACTTCACATGGATTGCTTGAAAAAAGATTAGGCAACTGGAAAGTAAATACCGCTATTTTTACAAATTTAACTCAAGATCATTTAGACTATCACGGAACAATGGAAAACTATAGGAATGCTAAATTAAAATTATTTGATGAATATTTAAACGAAAGCGGTTGTGCTATTATTTGTACTAATAATTTTGATTGGGAGTTTTTTGCTAAACATGCAGCTAGAAATAAAAGAACATTAATTGGTGTTGGAAACGAAAATATTTCAAAATCTTTTTTTTCTACATTTAAGAATTTGTATAAATCGTTATTATATTTATCTATTACAGATCAAAAATCATCTTTAAAAGGAATTTCTGGAACTTTAATTCTTAAAGATTGTCATAAAATTATAGAATCGGAATATTTTAGCGCTCCTATTATAGGAAATTTTCAATTTGACAATATCATGTGTTCAATAGCTGCTATGATTAACGATGGCTTTAAAATTAGTGAAATTTCAAAAAAACTTGCAAATATAAAAAACATCCCAGGAAGACTAGAAATTATAAAACATAAAACTGAAATTGATAATAAATTTCCGACAGTTCTTGTTGATTATGCTCATTCACCAGATGCTTTGGAAAAAGCGATATTAGTTTGTAAAAACATACTTTCATTAGAAGGAAGAGGAAAACTAATAACAGTATTTGGCTGTGGTGGTGACAGAGATAAAACAAAAAGACCTATCATGGGTAAAATTGCTTCAACCTTATCAGATAAAGTTATTGTTACTTCTGATAATCCAAGAAAAGAAGATCCTGGCAAAATTATTGACGATATTTTTACTGGTATCAATTCCAATTATAATTGCTTTAGAGAGAGCGACCGCAAAAAAGCAATTGAGTTTGCAATCCAATCTGCTGAACAATTTGATCTCATTCTTGTTGCAGGAAAAGGTCATGAGGATTATCAAATTATTGGTGAAACAAAATACCCATTTTCTGATTCACAAATTGCTTTATCCATATTAAGTAAGGAGAATTAA
- a CDS encoding peptidoglycan D,D-transpeptidase FtsI family protein yields MGNKINLQVNLLVKFKNYFDPKQNKKLPNYKFRAQTMGIIYCIFLSIILVRYAWITFFPTPLRTKLIATGTRQFETNLTLAQPRATITDRNGRVLAVSISRPSIYLLTHKMPEEISTLKKVSEQIHFPLDTLISYKDDKRNFIWLKRQMNQSEFIKIGNLKKWQEFIGVVDEPKRVYPEKDLAAQLIGFVGSEGNGLEGIEKIYNSRLNIKPIKSEVMKDARGRLVMVTPNDASKPDQKAPNLTLSIDLSIQEFTQNALKDGVLKAKAKGGSAIVMDVKTGEILSMASYPSYDLNNPPENDPASRRLRPVMDAIELGSVVKPMWISKALDLQVITPETKVYAENGQMSLPGGIIHDTHEHGWITPEEILKVSSNIGAYKVVQKIGRENFYDSLMKIGFGRQPGTGLPGEWSGRIKALNTWREMNFANMAFGQGFAISPLQLVHGLSIIVGGGIDHGVNLIAVDEKRQKNFVGPPLKYISQKTSLLISKMMESVVEEEGGTGSPARIPGVLVSGKTGTAQIWSSKEHSYSGRTAVFEGVIPSDDPKLAIVVVIDEAGIRPAYGGPLAGPVFAEIGKKTVQYLNSQGIFDVKPYENAYLKRNKPNIINNNKPQSAAMTNNHNETDTKKEQ; encoded by the coding sequence GTGGGAAATAAAATAAATTTACAAGTTAATTTATTAGTTAAATTTAAAAATTATTTTGACCCAAAACAAAACAAAAAATTACCTAATTATAAGTTTCGAGCCCAAACAATGGGAATCATTTATTGCATTTTTTTAAGTATTATTCTTGTAAGATATGCATGGATAACTTTTTTTCCTACTCCACTAAGAACAAAATTAATAGCAACTGGAACAAGACAATTTGAAACTAATTTAACTTTAGCACAACCAAGAGCTACAATTACAGATAGAAATGGAAGAGTTTTAGCTGTTAGCATATCTAGACCAAGTATTTATCTTTTAACACACAAAATGCCTGAAGAAATTAGCACTTTAAAAAAAGTTTCCGAACAAATTCATTTTCCATTAGATACATTAATTTCTTATAAAGATGATAAAAGAAATTTTATTTGGCTCAAAAGACAAATGAATCAAAGCGAGTTTATTAAAATTGGAAATCTAAAAAAATGGCAAGAATTTATTGGCGTTGTTGATGAACCTAAAAGAGTTTATCCAGAAAAAGATCTAGCGGCACAATTAATTGGATTTGTTGGTTCTGAAGGTAACGGACTTGAAGGCATTGAAAAAATATATAATTCAAGACTAAATATCAAACCAATTAAATCAGAAGTAATGAAAGATGCAAGAGGCAGACTTGTTATGGTTACACCAAATGATGCCTCTAAACCAGATCAAAAAGCCCCAAATTTAACTCTATCAATAGATTTATCCATTCAAGAATTCACTCAAAATGCTCTTAAAGATGGAGTTCTTAAAGCAAAAGCAAAAGGCGGTAGCGCTATCGTTATGGATGTTAAAACGGGTGAAATATTATCAATGGCAAGTTATCCATCATATGACTTAAATAACCCACCTGAAAATGACCCCGCATCTAGACGCTTACGCCCTGTAATGGATGCAATTGAACTTGGCTCAGTTGTTAAACCAATGTGGATTTCTAAAGCACTTGATCTTCAAGTCATTACGCCTGAAACAAAAGTTTATGCAGAAAATGGCCAAATGTCATTACCAGGTGGTATCATTCATGACACTCATGAACATGGATGGATTACTCCTGAAGAAATATTAAAAGTAAGTAGCAATATAGGTGCTTATAAAGTTGTACAAAAAATAGGTCGTGAAAACTTTTATGACTCATTAATGAAAATTGGTTTTGGAAGACAACCTGGCACAGGACTTCCTGGCGAATGGTCTGGTAGAATAAAAGCATTAAATACTTGGAGAGAAATGAATTTTGCAAATATGGCTTTTGGCCAAGGTTTTGCAATTTCTCCTTTGCAGTTAGTGCATGGATTATCCATTATTGTTGGTGGCGGCATTGATCATGGAGTTAATTTAATTGCAGTTGACGAAAAAAGACAAAAAAATTTTGTAGGCCCTCCTTTAAAATATATTTCCCAAAAGACAAGCTTACTCATTTCTAAAATGATGGAATCCGTTGTTGAAGAAGAAGGAGGAACAGGATCTCCTGCTCGAATTCCAGGTGTTCTTGTTTCTGGAAAAACAGGAACAGCTCAAATTTGGTCATCAAAAGAACACTCTTATTCTGGCAGAACTGCTGTTTTTGAGGGAGTCATTCCTTCTGACGATCCAAAATTAGCTATTGTAGTTGTTATTGATGAAGCTGGAATTAGACCTGCTTATGGGGGGCCTCTTGCTGGCCCTGTTTTTGCGGAAATTGGGAAAAAAACAGTTCAATATTTAAATTCTCAAGGAATTTTTGATGTCAAACCATATGAAAATGCATATTTAAAAAGAAATAAGCCTAATATAATTAATAATAATAAACCACAAAGCGCAGCTATGACAAACAATCATAACGAAACAGATACAAAAAAGGAACAATGA
- the murD gene encoding UDP-N-acetylmuramoyl-L-alanine--D-glutamate ligase yields the protein MNLGQNIKEIHFFIAGAAKSGISAAKILKKNGAHVFITEENKISDNLKIELDNLKIPYEENGHSFEKLKSQCDILILSPGIPLNKDISIFCKKNSIPIVSEIEFASWFMNSKSISVGITGTNGKSTTVNYLSQLFSNTKYHSKACGNIGISVSQTLLEHPNTNLFSIEFSSYQLETTYSIRPMCTSLLNLQNDHLGRYENMDEYLKAKWRLVLLTDDLGITIIDKNIMNHVIKLGLSLPKSRIILIDEIKNTIENKVNEKKYTDFIYEKIENGKTLPNAIYQELKDLNFDEVMLRSQFEYAYAKYNDNGSININLNLKNSTKNWIIENPCLPGKHNMMNILCASIIANYLGVPDIHILKQWEENSSLYKHLPHRLEKISLKWNLYLDNNLKTKNILIINDSKATNVESTLVALHSFQNPIRLLIGGEPKGDDYSPIGELINNNLIKIYPFGKASSIIQEHLKNYNNKIAESSPNMLAAANLALNDATDNEIILLSPACSSFDEFKNFEHRGDVFREWALSHLKDN from the coding sequence ATGAATTTAGGCCAAAATATTAAAGAAATTCATTTTTTTATTGCAGGAGCAGCAAAAAGTGGAATTTCAGCTGCCAAAATATTAAAAAAAAATGGCGCACATGTTTTTATTACCGAAGAAAATAAAATATCTGATAATTTAAAAATTGAGTTAGATAATTTAAAAATACCATACGAAGAAAATGGCCATTCTTTTGAAAAATTAAAATCTCAATGCGATATTTTAATTTTATCTCCCGGTATTCCTTTAAATAAAGATATTTCAATATTTTGTAAAAAGAATTCTATTCCGATCGTCAGCGAAATTGAATTTGCATCTTGGTTTATGAATTCTAAATCAATTTCAGTTGGAATTACTGGTACAAATGGAAAAAGCACAACAGTAAATTATTTATCGCAATTATTCTCCAATACAAAATACCATTCTAAAGCATGTGGCAATATTGGTATCTCAGTTTCACAAACTTTATTAGAACATCCAAATACAAATTTATTTTCTATTGAATTTAGTAGCTATCAACTAGAAACAACTTATTCTATAAGACCAATGTGTACATCATTATTAAATTTACAAAATGATCATTTAGGTCGCTACGAAAACATGGATGAATATTTAAAAGCAAAATGGAGACTTGTATTACTTACAGATGATCTTGGGATAACTATTATTGATAAAAACATAATGAATCATGTTATAAAATTAGGATTAAGTTTACCAAAATCGAGAATTATTTTAATAGATGAAATAAAAAATACTATTGAAAATAAAGTCAATGAGAAAAAATATACCGACTTCATATATGAAAAAATTGAGAATGGAAAAACATTACCAAATGCAATTTATCAAGAACTGAAAGATTTAAATTTTGATGAAGTTATGTTGCGTAGTCAGTTTGAATATGCCTATGCAAAATATAACGATAATGGCTCAATTAATATCAATTTAAATCTAAAAAACTCAACTAAAAATTGGATAATTGAAAATCCCTGCTTACCAGGAAAACACAACATGATGAATATATTATGCGCCAGCATAATAGCAAACTATTTAGGTGTTCCTGATATTCATATTCTTAAACAATGGGAAGAAAATTCATCATTATATAAGCATTTACCGCATAGACTCGAAAAAATATCTTTAAAATGGAATTTATATTTAGATAATAATTTAAAAACTAAAAACATCCTAATTATAAATGACTCAAAAGCTACTAACGTAGAAAGCACTTTAGTTGCTTTACATTCTTTTCAAAACCCTATTCGATTATTAATTGGCGGTGAACCAAAAGGAGATGATTATTCACCAATAGGTGAACTAATCAATAATAATTTAATAAAAATTTATCCATTTGGAAAAGCCTCAAGTATAATTCAAGAACACTTAAAAAATTATAATAATAAAATTGCCGAATCATCTCCAAATATGTTAGCTGCAGCCAACTTAGCACTAAATGACGCAACAGATAATGAAATTATTTTATTGTCTCCAGCTTGTAGTAGTTTTGATGAATTCAAAAATTTTGAACACCGTGGCGATGTATTTCGCGAATGGGCTTTATCTCATTTAAAGGATAACTAA